Part of the Pseudomonas sp. ADAK13 genome is shown below.
GGCCCGCGGGCTGGCCGTGGTGCAGGCGTTCCAGGAGCGCAAGCGCCACCTGACCATCGCCCAGATCAGCCATCGCACGGAAATACCCCGCGCCGCCGTGCGACGTTGCCTGCATACCCTGATCAAGCTCGGCTACGCCACCACCGACGGGCGCACCTATTCGCTGCTGCCCAAGGTGCTGACCCTCGGCCACGCGTATCTGTCGTCCACGCCCTTGGCGGTGTCGGCCCAGCCATACCTGGACCGCATGAGCGAGCAGCTCCACGAGGCCTGCAACATGGCGACCCTGGAAGGCGATGACATCCTCTACATCGCCCGCTCGGCCACCACCCAGCGCCTGATTTCCGTCGACCTGTCGGTGGGCGGCCGCCTGCCGGCCTATTGCACCTCGATGGGTCGTATCCTGCTGGCGGCGCTGGATGACGCCTCGCTGCAGGACTACCTCGACCACGCCGACCTGCAAACCAAGACCAGCCGCACCCTCACCACGCCGCAAGCGTTGCTCGAATGTTTGCAGGAAGTGCGGCAGCAAGGCTGGTGCATTGTCGACCAGGAACTGGAGCAGGGCCTGCGTTCCATCGCCGTGCCGGTGTACGACGCTTCCGGCCAGGTGCTGGCCGCGCTGAACGTCAGCACCCATGCCGGAAGGGTCAGCCGCAGTGAGCTGGAGCAGCGTTTCCTGCCGAGCATGCTCAGCGCCAGCCAGGAGCTGAGTGCCCAGCTGTTTGCCTAAGGTGTTCGGTGACCGCACAGATCCCGGCTGGATGAATTGACGGTGTTTCCCAAGGCTTATTAATGTGCGGCAGCGCTTCATGGCGCCGCCCCAATAATAATGACGACCCAACGTCGTTCGCCCGCCCATCGGTGTGGAAATAAAAATAATGAATCAGCCTTCACCTGCTGTCGGTACTTGCCTGGACGTTCAGTCCTTCATCAACGCCCAGCCGCTGTCGCGGTATCAATGGCGGGTGGTGATCCTGTGTTTTCTCATCGTTTTCCTCGACGGCCTCGACACCGCCGCCATGGGCTTTATCGCCCCGGCGCTGTCTCAGGACTGGGGCATCGACCGCGCCAGCCTCGGCCCGGTGATGAGCGCTGCCCTGATCGGCATGGTGTTTGGCGCCCTCGGCTCCGGCCCACTGGCCGACCGTTTCGGGCGCAAAGTGGTGCTGGTGGGGGCGGTGCTGGTGTTTGGTGCCTTCAGCCTGGCGTCGGCCTACAGCAGTAACGTCGATCAACTGCTGATCCTGCGCTTCCTCACCGGCCTGGGCCTGGGCGCCGGCATGCCGAACGCCACGACGCTGCTCTCCGAATACACCCCGGAACGCCATAAGTCGTTGTTGGTGACCAGCATGTTCTGCGGCTTCAACCTGGGCATGGCCGGTGGCGGGTTTATCTCGGCCAAGTTGATCCCGGCGTTTGGCTGGCACAGCTTGCTGATGATCGGCGGGATTTTGCCGTTGATCCTCGCGGTGGTGTTGCTGGTGTGGCTGCCGGAGTCGGCGCGTTACCTGGTGGTGCGCAATCGGGGCACCGACAAGGTGCGCAAGACCCTTGCGCCGATCGAGCCGGGCATTGTCGCCCAGGCCTCAAGCTTCAGCGTCCCGGAACAAAAGACCGTCAAGGCGCGCAACGTATTCGCAGTGATCTTCTCCGGCACCTACAGCGCCGGCACCTTGCTGCTGTGGCTGACTTACTTCATGGGCCTGGTGATTGTTTACCTGTTGACCAGTTGGCTGCCGACCCTGATGCGCGACAGCGGCGCCAGCATGGAACAGGCCGCGTTTATCGGTGCGCTGTTCCAGTTTGGCGGCGTATTGAGCGCGGTCGGCGTGGGCTGGGCGATGGACCGGTTCAATCCCCACAAGGTCATCGGTACGTTCTATCTGCTGGCCGGGGTGTTTGCCTACGCGGTAGGGCAGAGCCTGGGCAATATCACGCTGCTGGCGACCCTGGTGCTGATCGCCGGGATGTGCGTCAACGGTGCACAGTCGGCGATGCCGTCGTTGGCCGCACGTTTCTACCCGACCCAGGGCCGTGCCACCGGCGTGTCGTGGATGCTCGGCATCGGCCGGTTTGGCGCGATCCTCGGCGCATGGATGGGCGCGACCTTGCTGGGCCTGGGCTGGAACTTCGAACAGGTGCTGACGGCCCTGGTGATTCCAGCGGCTCTGGCCACCACGGCGGTGGTCATCAAGGGCATGGTCAGCCACGCGGACGCCACCTGAAACCGACCGATAGCAAGATAACAATCCGTTCGATAATCGAACACTCAGTCGATTATCGGATTGTTTGGCCACAACCCCCGGCTTAATCTTCAAACACTTCGGCGCTGCCTCCAGCGCCTTTTTCGATCGATACCGGGAGCCCACCCCATGGCTGAAATTCTTTCGCTGGCTGATGCGGTAAAGCAGTTCGTGAATGACGGCGACACCGTTGCACTCGAAGGCTTTACTCACCTGATCCCTACGGCGGCAGGTCATGAAATCATTCGTCAGGGCAAGAAAGACCTGACGCTGGTGCGCATGACCCCCGACCTGATCTACGACCAGTTGATCGGCGCCGGCTGCGCACGCAAATTGATTTTCTCGTGGGGCGGCAACCCGGGTGTGGGCTCCCTGCATCGCCTGCGGGACGCCGTTGAAAAACAATGGCCGCAACCGCTGGAGATCGAAGAGCACAGCCACGCCGACCTGGCCAATGCCTACGTCGCCGGCGCCTCCGGCCTGCCGTTCGCGGTGCTGCGCGCCTACGCCGGCTCCGACCTGCCCAAGGTCAACCCGCTGATCAAGACCGTGACCTGCCCGTTCACCGGTGAAGTGCTGGCAGCCGTGCCGTCGGTGCGCCCGGACATCACCGTGATCCACGCCCAAAAGGCTGACCGCAAGGGCAACGTGCTGCTGTGGGGCATCCTCGGGGTGCAGAAGGAAGCGGCCCTGGCGGCCAAGCGCTGCATCGTCACCGTCGAAGAAATCGTCGACGACCTCAATGCGCCGATGAACGCCTGCGTATTGCCGACCTGGGCCCTGACTGCCGTGTGCCACGTGCCCGGCGGCGCGCATCCGTCCTACGCCCACGGTTACACAGAGCGTGACAACCGTTTCTATCAGGCCTGGGACCCGATCGCCCGGGACCGTGAGACGTTTACCGCTTGGATCAACGAATACATCCACGGCACCGCCAATTTCAGTGAATTCCAGGCCAAGCTGGCCACCGCGCAGGAGGCCAAATAATGGCTTACTCCACCAACGAAATGATGACCGTCGCCGCCGCGCGCCGCCTGAAGAACGGCTCGGTGTGCTTTGTCGGCATCGGCCTGCCCTCCAAGGCTGCCAACCTGGCACGCCTGACGTCGTCGCCTGATGTGGTGCTGATCTACGAGTCCGGCCCGATTGGCGCCAAACCGTCGGTGCTGCCGCTGTCCATCGGTGACGGCGAACTGGCGGAAACCGCCGACACCGTGGTGCCGACCGGTGAGATTTTTCGCTACTGGCTGCAGGGCGGGCGCATTGACGTCGGCTTCCTCGGTGCGGCCCAGGTCGACCGTTTCGGCAACATCAACACCACCGTGGTCGGTGATTATCACCAGCCCAAAGTGCGCCTGCCGGGTGCCGGTGGCGCGCCAGAGATCGCCGGTTCTGCCAAGAGCGTGCTGATCATCCTCAAGCAGTCGGCCCGTTCGTTTGTCGACAAGCTGGATTTCATCACTTCGGTGGGCCACGGCGAAGGCGGCGACTCGCGCAAACGCCTGGGTCTGCCAGGCGCCGGTCCCGTAGGGATTATTACCGACCTGTGCATCATGGAGCCGGAGGAGGGCAGCCACGAGTTTGTCGTCACCGCCCTGCACCCCGGCGTGACCCGTGAGCAAGTGGTGGCCGCCACCGGTTGGGCGATTCGGTTTGCCGACCAGGTCACCACCAGCGCCGAACCGACCGACATTGAACTGACCGCCCTGCGCGACCTTGAAGCACGCACCGCTGCCGCCCACGGCCAAGCCCCCGGAGAAGCCTGATGCGCGACGTATTTATCTGTGACGCCATTCGTACCCCCATCGGCCGTTTTGGCGGTGGCTTGTCCACCGTCCGCGCCGATGACCTGGCAGCATTGCCGATCAAGGCTTTGATGGAACGCAACCCGTCGGTGGACTGGAACGCGGTGGACGAAGTGTTCCTCGGCTGCGCCAACCAGGCCGGCGAAGACAACCGCAACGTGGCCCGCATGGCGGCGCTGCTGGCGGGTCTGCCGGAGAGCATTCCCGGCGTCACCCTGAACCGCCTGTGCGCTTCGGGCATGGACGCCATCGGCACGGCCTTCCGCGCCATCGCCAGTGGCGAGATGGAGCTGGCAATTGCCGGTGGCGTCGAGTCGATGTCCCGCGCCCCGTTCGTGATGGGCAAGGCGGACGCGGCGTTCTCGCGCAACATGAAGCTGGAAGACACCACCATCGGCTGGCGCTTCATCAATCCGTTGATGAAAGCCCAGTACGGCGTCGACCCGATGCCGCAAACCGCTGACAACGTGGCCGACGACTATAAAGTCTCCCGCGCCGACCAGGACGCCTTCGCCCTGCGCAGCCAGCAACGTACTGCCACAGCACAGGCCGCCGGCTTCTTCGCTGACGAGATCGTGCCGGTGCGTGTCGCCCATAAAAAAGGCGAGACCGTGGTCGAGCACGACGAGCATCCTCGGGCCGACACCACCCTCGAAGCCCTGACCAAACTCAAACCGGTTAACGGTCCGGACAAGACCGTCACCGCAGGCAACGCTTCGGGCGTCAACGACGGTGCCGCAGCGCTGATCCTGGCCTCTGCTGAAGCCGTCAAAAAACACGGCCTGACCGCTCGCGCTCGTGTACTGGGCATGGCCAGCGCCGGTGTGGCGCCGCGTGTGATGGGCATCGGCCCGGTGCCGGCCGTGCGCAAACTGGTGGAGCGCCTGGGCCTGGCGGTGACCGATTTTGATGTGATCGAACTCAACGAAGCCTTCGCCAGCCAGGGCCTGGCCGTGCTGCGCGAACTGGGGATTGCCGACGATGCACCTCAGGTCAACCCGAACGGCGGCGCGATTGCCCTCGGCCATCCGCTGGGCATGAGCGGCGCGCGCCTGGTACTGACCGCCCTGCATCAACTGGAAAAAACCGGCGGCAGCAAAGGCCTGGCGACCATGTGTGTCGGTGTTGGCCAGGGTTTGGCCCTGGCGATCGAACGCGTTTGAGCCCCACGAGAATAAAGAGGATTGCTCCATGAGTGACAAGCCCGGATACCGGCGCCCGCAAGCGGGTACTCAGCCTGATTACCTGCACCCGGCCTACCAATCGACGAACCTGCGTTCGCCGTCCAGGCCGTTGGTGTTCCTGCCCCATTCCCTGTCGGAAATCACCGGCCCGACCATCGGCGCCGAGCGGATCAACGAGAAGGACAACGACCTGACTGCCCAGCACGAAGGCGAGCCCCAGGGCGAACGCATCATCATTCACGGGCGCGTGCTGGATGAAAACGGCTTGCCCGTGCCCGGCATCCTCGTGGAAATCTGGCAGGCCAACGCCGCCGGCCGCTACAACCACAAGCGCGACCAGCACGACGCACCGCTGGACCCGAACTTCACCGGCACCGGGCGCACCGTCACCGACGCCGATGGCTGGTACCAGTTCCAGACCATCAAGCCCGGCGCCTACCCGTGGGGCAACCACCACAACGCCTGGCGCCCGGCGCACATTCACTTCTCGCTGTTCGGACCAAGTGTGCTGACGCGGTTGGTGACGCAGATGTATTTCCCCGGCGACCCGTTGCTGGCCTACGACCCGATCTACAACTGCGTCCCGGACACGTCCGCCAAGGAACGCCTGATCGCCTCGTTCGATCTGGAAAAAACCATTCCGCACTATGCCCTCGGCTACCGCTGGGACATCGTCCTGCGCGGCCGCGACGCCACGCCGATGGAGAAATGAGATGAGCCTCAACGCGACTACTTCCCACACCGTCGGGCCGTATTACCACATCGGCCTGACCTGGCTGAACCGCGAAGACCTGACCGTAGCCGAGACCCTCGGCGAGCGCGTCGCGATCACCGGGCAGGTGGTGGATGGCAACGGCGATGTGGTCAACGACGCCATGCTGGAAGTCTGGCAGGCCAATGCGGCCGGCAAGTACGACCATCCCGAGGATGAGCAGGACAAACCGGTGGACCCGAACTTCGAAGGCTTCGGCCGGGTGCCGGTGGATGCCGAAGGGCGGTTTCGCTTTACCACCATCAAGCCGGGCAGCGTGCCGGGGTTGAAGGGCACGACCCAGGCGCCGCACCTGGTGGTGCTGGTGTTTGCCCGTGGGTTGGTGAAGCACCTGCTGACGCGGATTTACTTTGACGGTGAGGCGCTGAATGAGGATGACGCGCTGCTGGCGTGTGTGCCGCAGGAGCGGCGGCGCACGTTGATCGCCAAGGCGGATGCGGCGGGTGTGTATCAGTGGAATGTGATTTTGCAGGGCACAGACGAAGAGACGGTGTTCTTCGATTACTGAGTTGGCTTGGAAATTTTCGCGAGCAAGCCCGCTCCCACAGGTGAATGCATTCCAAATGTGGGAGCGGGCTTGCCCGCGATGAGGCCGGCAGAGGCAACAAATATCCAAAAGTCTGCTTGCGGAACATGGTTGTTGCAAAGTATGTCTAGGCTATAACCGTTCCCACTGAGTGAAAAAAACATGACAACAAAAACGAGTCACTACACCGGAGAAGAACGCAGCAAAAGGATTTTTGCGATTGTCGGTGCCTCCTCCGGCAACCTCGTCGAATGGTTCGACTTCTACGTCTATGCCTTCTGCGCCATCTATTTCGCCCCGGCGTTTTTCCCGTCGGACGACCCCACCGTGCAATTGCTCAACACCGCAGGCGTGTTCGCTGCCGGCTTCCTGATGCGCCCCATCGGCGGCTGGCTGTTCGGCCGGGTGGCGGATAAACACGGTCGCAAGAATTCCATGATGATCTCGGTGCTGATGATGTGCGCCGGTTCCCTGGTCATCGCCTTTTTGCCCACCTACAAAGACATCGGCGCCTGGGCCCCGGCCTTGCTGCTGGTCGCCCGGCTGTTCCAGGGCCTGTCGGTAGGCGGCGAATACGGCACCACCGCCACCTACATGAGTGAAGTCGCGCTCAAGGGCCAGCGCGGGTTCTTCGCCTCGTTCCAGTACGTGACCCTGATCGGCGGCCAACTGCTGGCGGTGTTGGTGGTGGTGATCCTGCAACAGATCCTCACCGAAGAAGAACTGCGGGCCTGGGGCTGGCGGATTCCGTTTGTGATCGGCGCCATTGCCGCGGTGATCTCGCTGTTGCTGCGTCGCACCCTGAAAGAAACCACCAGCAAGGAAATGCGTGAAGACAAGGACGCTGGCAGCATTGCCGCGTTGTTCCGCGATCACAAGGCGGCGTTTATCACCGTGCTTGGCTACACCGCCGGCGGTTCGCTGATTTTCTACACGTTCACCACCTACATGCAGAAGTACCTGGTGAACACCGCCGGGATGCACGCCAAGACGGCCAGTTACATCATGACCGGCGCGCTGTTCTTCTACATGTGCATGCAGCCGGTGTTCGGCATGCTGGCGGACAAGATTGGCCGCCGTAATTCGATGCTGTGGTTCGGCGCCCTGGGCACGCTGTTCACCGTGCCGATCCTGCTGACCCTGAAAACCGTCAGCAGCCCGTTCCTGGCCTTTGTGCTGATCACCCTGGCCCTGGCCATCGTGAGTTTCTACACCTCCATCAGCGGCCTGGTGAAAGCCGAAATGTTCCCGCCGCAAGTGCGTGCATTGGGCGTGGGCCTGGCGTACGCGGTGGCGAACGCGATCTTCGGTGGTTCGGCGGAGTACGTGGCCCTGGGCCTTAAGTCTTTGGGCATGGAAAACACCTTCTACTGGTACGTCACGGCGATGATGGCGGTGGCGTTCCTGTTCAGCTTGCGCCTGCCCAAAGAGGCGGCGTACTTGCACCACGATCTGTAACCGGCTGGCGCATGCCCGTTGCCGGGTATGCGCCACCTAGGGATGTTCTATGACGATGCGCACGAGCAACCAACTGTTCGACGCCTATTTCACCGCCAACCGCATGGCCGAAGTGTTCTGCGACCAGGGGCGCTTGCAGGGCATGCTGGATTTTGAAGCGGCCCTGGCCCGGGCCGAGGCTCAGGTGGGGTTGATCCCGCAAGCGGCCGTCGCGCCGATTGCCCAGGCCTGCCTGGCTTCTCTCTATGACGTTGATGCCCTCGGCGAGGCCATTGCCACGGCGGGCAACTCCGCGATTCCGTTGGTCAAGGCCCTCGGCAAGTTGATCGCCAGCGAAGATGCCGGCGCCGAACGTTATGTGCATCTGGGCGCTACCAGCCAGGATGTGATGGACACTGGGCTGGTGCTGCAACTGCGCAGCGCGGTCGAGCTGATTGAGCACGATCTGGCGCGGCTGGGTGACATCCTTGCCGCGCAGGCTCAACGTTATGCAGCAACCCCCTTGGCGGGTCGGACCTGGCTGCAGCACGCAACGCCGGTCACGCTGGGCATGAAAATCGCCGGCTGGCTCGGTGCAGTCAGCCGCAGTCGGCAACGCCTCAGCGACCTCAAGCCGCGCTTGCTGGTGCTGCAATTCGGCGGTGCTTCCGGAACCCTGGCGGCCCTCGGCGAACAGGCGATGCCGGTGGCGCAAGCCCTGGCCGCCGAGTTGCAACTGGGCCTGCCGGAACAACCCTGGCACACCCAGCGCGACCGCCTGGTGGAGTTCGCCTCGGTGCTTGGCCTGATCGCCGGCAGCCTCGGCAAACTGGGCCGCGACATCAGCCTGTTGATGCAGACCGAAGCGGCGGAAGTGTTCGAGCCCTCCGCACCCGGCAAAGGCGGCTCTTCGACCATGCCCCACAAGCGCAACCCGGTGGGCGCCGCCGTGCTGATCAGCGCCGCGACCCGCGTGCCGGGCCTGGTGGCGACGATGTTCAGCGCCATGCCTCAGGAACACGAGCGCAGCCTGGGCCTGTGGCACGCCGAATGGGAAACCCTGCCGGAGATTTGCCGGCTGGTGTCCGGTGCATTGCATCAGGCGCTGTTGGTCAGCGCAGGCCTGGAAGTCGACCCCAGGCGCATGGCACACAATCTCGACCTGACCCAGGGCCTGGTCCTGGCCGAAGCGGTCAGCATCGTCCTCGCCCAACGGCTGGGCCGCGAAACCGCGCACCATCTGCTGGAACAATGCTGCAAACGCGCCGTCGCCGACGGGCGCCACCTGCGGGCGGTGCTGGGTGATGAACCGCAAGTGACGGCCGAGCTCTCGGCCACCGAACTCGATCGCCTGCTGGACCCGGCGCACTACCTGGGCCAGGCACACACCTGGGTTACCCGGGCCGTGGCCGAACATTTTGCATTGACTGCCTGAGGAGGCTGCTGTGGGATTTGTACAACTCGCCGATGGCGAACTGAACTACCAACTCGATGGCCCCGAAGACGCACCGGTGCTGGTGCTGTCCAACTCCCTGGGCACCGACCTGCACATGTGGGACATCCAGATCGAGGCGTTCACGAAGTATTTCCGGGTACTGCGTTTCGATACCCGTGGCCACGGCAAATCCCTGGTGACCGAAGGCCCCTACAGCATCGAGCAGTTGGGCCGTGACGTGTTGGCGTTGCTGGATGCATTGCAGATCGAACGCGCGCATTTTTGCGGGTTGTCCATGGGCGGCCTGATCGGCCAGTGGCTGGGCATTCATGCGGGTGAGCGTTTGCGCCGGCTGGTGGTGTGCAACACCGCAGCGAAAATTGGCACGCCGGAGATCTGGAACCCGCGGATCGAGATGGTCCTGCGGGACGGCGCGGCGGCGATGGTTGCCCTGCGTGATGCGTCAATTGCACGCTGGTTCACCGCCGACTTTGCCGAGGCCCACCCTGATCAAGCCACGCTGATCACCGACAT
Proteins encoded:
- the pcaR gene encoding pca regulon transcriptional regulator PcaR; its protein translation is MNDQLRNSFASVAPPIVASPAKRIQAFTGDPDFMTSLARGLAVVQAFQERKRHLTIAQISHRTEIPRAAVRRCLHTLIKLGYATTDGRTYSLLPKVLTLGHAYLSSTPLAVSAQPYLDRMSEQLHEACNMATLEGDDILYIARSATTQRLISVDLSVGGRLPAYCTSMGRILLAALDDASLQDYLDHADLQTKTSRTLTTPQALLECLQEVRQQGWCIVDQELEQGLRSIAVPVYDASGQVLAALNVSTHAGRVSRSELEQRFLPSMLSASQELSAQLFA
- a CDS encoding MFS transporter — its product is MNQPSPAVGTCLDVQSFINAQPLSRYQWRVVILCFLIVFLDGLDTAAMGFIAPALSQDWGIDRASLGPVMSAALIGMVFGALGSGPLADRFGRKVVLVGAVLVFGAFSLASAYSSNVDQLLILRFLTGLGLGAGMPNATTLLSEYTPERHKSLLVTSMFCGFNLGMAGGGFISAKLIPAFGWHSLLMIGGILPLILAVVLLVWLPESARYLVVRNRGTDKVRKTLAPIEPGIVAQASSFSVPEQKTVKARNVFAVIFSGTYSAGTLLLWLTYFMGLVIVYLLTSWLPTLMRDSGASMEQAAFIGALFQFGGVLSAVGVGWAMDRFNPHKVIGTFYLLAGVFAYAVGQSLGNITLLATLVLIAGMCVNGAQSAMPSLAARFYPTQGRATGVSWMLGIGRFGAILGAWMGATLLGLGWNFEQVLTALVIPAALATTAVVIKGMVSHADAT
- a CDS encoding CoA transferase subunit A; this encodes MAEILSLADAVKQFVNDGDTVALEGFTHLIPTAAGHEIIRQGKKDLTLVRMTPDLIYDQLIGAGCARKLIFSWGGNPGVGSLHRLRDAVEKQWPQPLEIEEHSHADLANAYVAGASGLPFAVLRAYAGSDLPKVNPLIKTVTCPFTGEVLAAVPSVRPDITVIHAQKADRKGNVLLWGILGVQKEAALAAKRCIVTVEEIVDDLNAPMNACVLPTWALTAVCHVPGGAHPSYAHGYTERDNRFYQAWDPIARDRETFTAWINEYIHGTANFSEFQAKLATAQEAK
- a CDS encoding CoA-transferase subunit beta — its product is MMAYSTNEMMTVAAARRLKNGSVCFVGIGLPSKAANLARLTSSPDVVLIYESGPIGAKPSVLPLSIGDGELAETADTVVPTGEIFRYWLQGGRIDVGFLGAAQVDRFGNINTTVVGDYHQPKVRLPGAGGAPEIAGSAKSVLIILKQSARSFVDKLDFITSVGHGEGGDSRKRLGLPGAGPVGIITDLCIMEPEEGSHEFVVTALHPGVTREQVVAATGWAIRFADQVTTSAEPTDIELTALRDLEARTAAAHGQAPGEA
- the pcaF gene encoding 3-oxoadipyl-CoA thiolase; protein product: MMRDVFICDAIRTPIGRFGGGLSTVRADDLAALPIKALMERNPSVDWNAVDEVFLGCANQAGEDNRNVARMAALLAGLPESIPGVTLNRLCASGMDAIGTAFRAIASGEMELAIAGGVESMSRAPFVMGKADAAFSRNMKLEDTTIGWRFINPLMKAQYGVDPMPQTADNVADDYKVSRADQDAFALRSQQRTATAQAAGFFADEIVPVRVAHKKGETVVEHDEHPRADTTLEALTKLKPVNGPDKTVTAGNASGVNDGAAALILASAEAVKKHGLTARARVLGMASAGVAPRVMGIGPVPAVRKLVERLGLAVTDFDVIELNEAFASQGLAVLRELGIADDAPQVNPNGGAIALGHPLGMSGARLVLTALHQLEKTGGSKGLATMCVGVGQGLALAIERV
- the pcaH gene encoding protocatechuate 3,4-dioxygenase subunit beta; the encoded protein is MSDKPGYRRPQAGTQPDYLHPAYQSTNLRSPSRPLVFLPHSLSEITGPTIGAERINEKDNDLTAQHEGEPQGERIIIHGRVLDENGLPVPGILVEIWQANAAGRYNHKRDQHDAPLDPNFTGTGRTVTDADGWYQFQTIKPGAYPWGNHHNAWRPAHIHFSLFGPSVLTRLVTQMYFPGDPLLAYDPIYNCVPDTSAKERLIASFDLEKTIPHYALGYRWDIVLRGRDATPMEK
- the pcaG gene encoding protocatechuate 3,4-dioxygenase subunit alpha; protein product: MSLNATTSHTVGPYYHIGLTWLNREDLTVAETLGERVAITGQVVDGNGDVVNDAMLEVWQANAAGKYDHPEDEQDKPVDPNFEGFGRVPVDAEGRFRFTTIKPGSVPGLKGTTQAPHLVVLVFARGLVKHLLTRIYFDGEALNEDDALLACVPQERRRTLIAKADAAGVYQWNVILQGTDEETVFFDY
- a CDS encoding MFS family transporter encodes the protein MTTKTSHYTGEERSKRIFAIVGASSGNLVEWFDFYVYAFCAIYFAPAFFPSDDPTVQLLNTAGVFAAGFLMRPIGGWLFGRVADKHGRKNSMMISVLMMCAGSLVIAFLPTYKDIGAWAPALLLVARLFQGLSVGGEYGTTATYMSEVALKGQRGFFASFQYVTLIGGQLLAVLVVVILQQILTEEELRAWGWRIPFVIGAIAAVISLLLRRTLKETTSKEMREDKDAGSIAALFRDHKAAFITVLGYTAGGSLIFYTFTTYMQKYLVNTAGMHAKTASYIMTGALFFYMCMQPVFGMLADKIGRRNSMLWFGALGTLFTVPILLTLKTVSSPFLAFVLITLALAIVSFYTSISGLVKAEMFPPQVRALGVGLAYAVANAIFGGSAEYVALGLKSLGMENTFYWYVTAMMAVAFLFSLRLPKEAAYLHHDL
- a CDS encoding 3-carboxy-cis,cis-muconate cycloisomerase — protein: MTMRTSNQLFDAYFTANRMAEVFCDQGRLQGMLDFEAALARAEAQVGLIPQAAVAPIAQACLASLYDVDALGEAIATAGNSAIPLVKALGKLIASEDAGAERYVHLGATSQDVMDTGLVLQLRSAVELIEHDLARLGDILAAQAQRYAATPLAGRTWLQHATPVTLGMKIAGWLGAVSRSRQRLSDLKPRLLVLQFGGASGTLAALGEQAMPVAQALAAELQLGLPEQPWHTQRDRLVEFASVLGLIAGSLGKLGRDISLLMQTEAAEVFEPSAPGKGGSSTMPHKRNPVGAAVLISAATRVPGLVATMFSAMPQEHERSLGLWHAEWETLPEICRLVSGALHQALLVSAGLEVDPRRMAHNLDLTQGLVLAEAVSIVLAQRLGRETAHHLLEQCCKRAVADGRHLRAVLGDEPQVTAELSATELDRLLDPAHYLGQAHTWVTRAVAEHFALTA
- the pcaD gene encoding 3-oxoadipate enol-lactonase, whose protein sequence is MGFVQLADGELNYQLDGPEDAPVLVLSNSLGTDLHMWDIQIEAFTKYFRVLRFDTRGHGKSLVTEGPYSIEQLGRDVLALLDALQIERAHFCGLSMGGLIGQWLGIHAGERLRRLVVCNTAAKIGTPEIWNPRIEMVLRDGAAAMVALRDASIARWFTADFAEAHPDQATLITDMLAATNPQGYAANCAAVRDADFREQLASIKVPTLVIAGSEDAVTPPAGGQFIQEHVKGAEYAEFYAAHLSNVQAGAAFSDRVLEFLLAR